Genomic DNA from Peribacillus simplex NBRC 15720 = DSM 1321:
ATTAAATCTACGTACAATGGCAGCGAGTCATAGGAATTAGGGGGCTCATGGATATGGAAGAAAAGGAATTTGCACTTAAGGATATTGTGGAAATGAAGAAACCACATCCCTGTGGAGTGAATAAGTGGAGAATTATACGGCTCGGTATGGATATCCGGATAAAATGTGAAGGGTGCGGTCATAGCGTGATGCTGCCCCGACGTGAATTCGCGAAGAAAATGAAAAAAGTTCTGCAAAAGCATGAGGAATGATCATGCTTTTTTTTTGGAGTGAAAGTAGTTCTGTCATCTCAATGATTTACTTGTCTTTTTAGGAAGCGAAATCTATAATTGGGAAAGGTTTAGGTAATTGGATGGTCTTTATAGAAGATCAGTTCTTTTCCATATGTACGAATTATCTTGAAGGAGTGAAATATAAATGGCTTTAACAGCTGGTATAGTCGGTTTGCCTAACGTAGGTAAATCCACTTTATTTAATGCAATTACTCAGGCAGGTGCGGAATCTGCCAACTATCCTTTCTGTACGATCGACCCAAATGTCGGGATTGTGGAAGTGCCAGATCACCGTCTGCAAAAATTGACTGAATTGGTAAAACCGAAGAAGACGGTTCCGACAGCATTTGAGTTCACGGATATCGCCGGGATTGTAAAAGGAGCAAGTAAAGGAGAAGGATTGGGTAATAAATTCCTTTCCCATATCCGTCAAGTGGATGCAATTTGTCAAGTCGTCCGTTGTTTTGCTGATGATAATATTACCCATGTATCCGGGAAAGTGAATCCGATTGATGATATCGAAGTCATCAATCTTGAATTGATCCTTGCCGATTTGGAATCGGTTGATAAACGCATCGACCGTGTCGGAAAAATGGCCAAGCAAAAAGATAAGGGCGCATTGGCTGAACACGAAATTCTAGTCGCTTTGAAAGCGGCATTGGAAGCAGAAAAACCAGCCCGTTCCGTTGAGTTCACTGAAGAACAGCAAAAAATCGTCAAAGGCATGCATTTGCTTACTGCGAAGCCGACGCTTTATGTAGCGAATGTTAGCGAAGATGAAGTGGCTAATGCCGACGATAACGAATATGTGCAACAAGTGCGTGATTATGCTGCGAATGAAAACGCGGAAGTAATCGTGATTTGTGCCAAAATCGAAGAAGAAATTGCCGAGCTTGAAGGTGAAGAAAAGGAAATGTTCTTATCTGAACTTGGTATCGAGGAGTCAGGTCTTGACCAATTGATCCGTGCTTCTTATAACTTGCTCGGATTGGCCACATACTTTACCGCTGGTGTTCAGGAAGTGCGTGCTTGGACATTCCGTAAAGGCATGAAGGCCCCTCAATGTGCTGGCGTCATCCACACGGATTTCGAACGTGGCTTCATTCGTGCTGAAACTGTTTCTTATACCGATTTGCTTGAAGCGGGTAGTCATGGTGCTGCAAAAGAAGCTGGAAAAGTTCGTTTGGAAGGAAAAGAATACATCGTTAACGATGGCGATGTCATCCATTTCCGTTTTAACGTATAAGAATGAATGGCCCTACAGTTCGATATGTAGGGTCTTTTCTTTATTCATTCCATTTCAATTAATTGTAATAAGTCGAAGCGTTCGTTGCAAAGCCTCTTTAACTATGCTATAATTTTATCTTGTGAGTAATTATAAATAATTGCTCCTTGCCCAATTGGGCCGCTTAGACCAAAAGGAGGTGACAGTGATGAGAAAATACGAAATTATGTATATCATCCGTCCAAACATTGAGGAAGAAGCTAAAAAAGCTTTAGTTGAACGTTTCAACACAATCCTTTCTGATAATGGTGCGGAAGTAGAAGCAAAAGAATGGGGTAAACGCCGTCTTGCATACGAAATCAATGATTTCCGTGATGGTTACTACATGCTTCTTAAAGTTAACGCTGAAAGTGCTGCGATTCAAGAATTCGATCGTCTTGCTAAAATCAGTGAAGACATTATTCGCCACATGGCTACTAGAGAAGAAGTATAATTCGATATTTAATATAAATTCTAATCTTGTTTCATAGAAACAAGCTTGAAACCTAGGGGTTGATTCTGATGATGAATCGCGTAGTTTTGGTAGGACGCTTAACTAAAGATCCTGAATTACGATATACACCTAATGGAGTTCCCGTAGCTACCTTTACTTTAGCTGTGAACCGTGGTTTTACGAATCAGCAGGGTGAACGTGAAGCGGATTTCATTAACTGTGTAGTTTGGCGTAAACCGGCAGAAAATGTAGCTAACTTCTTGAAAAAGGGCAGTTTGGCTGGCGTGGATGGACGTGTCCAAACACGTAATTATGAAGGACAAGACGGCAAACGCGTATATGTGACGGAGATTCTGGCTGAGAGCGTTCAATTCCTTGAACCACGAAGCAGTTCAGCGGGTGAAAGAAATGAAGGCGGTTCTTACGGTGGCGGTCAAAAAAGTTATGGCAATAATAACGGAAATGACAACAACTCGTATGGACAAAATCCTAATCAGAATCAACGGAGCAATAACAACTACACTCGTGTAGATGATGATCCATTTGCAAATGACGGTAAGACCATCGACATTTCAGATGACGATCTTCCATTTTAAGCAGCCGTTTAAAATGAAAATTCAAAATGCAGGGAGGGAAAATTATTATGGCAATGGGTGGACGTAAAGGACGCGGTAAGCGTAAAAAGGTTTGTTATTTCACATCTAACGGAATCACTAAAATTGATTACAAAGATACAGATCTTCTAAAAAAATTCGTCTCAGAACGCGGTAAAATCTTACCACGTCGTGTAACTGGCACAAGCGCTAAATATCAACGTAAATTAACGATTGCTATCAAACGCTCACGTACTATGGCATTACTACCATACGTATCTGGTGAATAATAAAAAGGCACATTGAGGAGTTATCCTTAATGTGCTTTTTTTTACTTGTCCCTTATCCATGAAAACCGCTGAATTGCGGTTTTTTAAATTTAAAAAGGAAGTTATCCAAGCGTTTTCCTTAGAAAAAATAATCATATCCTAAAAAAGAATGTGATGTTTGAAATATCCTGGCCGTAACGGATACAATATAAAGATGGAGAAAAGACATTAAAAATAACAGGGGGTGAAAAAGGATGAATAGCGGGAGACGAATTGCCGAGGGCGGAGCCCTTCTGGCACTATATTGCATTTTATTGTTCATCACCATCCAAGTCCCACTATTGGGTATTTTCACTACTTTCTTTTTACCCATTCCATTCATACTGGTCACAATCAAACAAAAGTTATCGTGGAGCCTTGGTTACTTATTTGTAGCTTCTTTATTGTCAATCCTTATCGGGACGATATTGTCTGTTCCGCTGACCTTGCTCATGGGGGCAACGGGAATTGCGATCGGCTATTTTTTAAAAAAGGACAAACCGATGGCACCTATGTTCATAAGTGCAGTCCTTGTCTTCCTTGGAGGCATTTTATTAATATATGCAGCTTCCGTATTGATAACGGATGTTAATTACATAGAAGAATCGATGAACATTCTTGAGGGGTCCATTGAAAATACAATCGGCATCATGGATTCTTTTGGACAGGCACCGACGGAACAAGTCAAAAAGCGGATGTATGAATCAATCGATATGATGAACACGCTTATGCCAAGTTTGTTCGTCTTGATGTCCGTCATCATGGTTTTATTGATTTTCTTTGCGGCGCACCCCATTGTGAAGAGATTCAGTGATAAGGCGTTAAAATGGCCCCATTTTCGAGATCTGCGACTCCCGAAAAGCCTTTTATGGTATTATTTAATTACGATGCTTCTTGCTCTTTTTGTGAATACGGACAAGAACAGTTTTGTATATATGGCCATAACGAACCTATTTTTCATACTGCAGTTTTTCATTTTATTACAAGGATATTCGCTGATATTCTATATCGCTCATGTTAAGTCATGGGTTAAGGCCATACCTGTTTTAATCGTGGTTTTTTCTTTGCTTCTGCCGATTCCGATTATTACGACGGCCGTCCGATTTTTAGGTATAATAGATTTAGGCTTTCCTTTTAGGGAGACAATCAAGAAAAAGGAATAGAAGACTTTTTTGTAAAACAGATGCTTTTAGGAGCTGAAACTATGCCATCTTATTTGAAAGAATACTCGATTAAGTCCCCCTTATATGGGGTGCTGGCCGCGGTCGTTTTACTTTTGGGCGTACTGGCTTATTATAATTGGGTTATTGCACTTGTTGGACTATTGATTCTTGCTGGTTTATTTTATTTAACATTAAGAATGGTAGAAAAAAAGCAACGAAAGACAGAAGAGTATATAACGACTTTATCCTACCGTTTAAAGAAGGTAGGCGAGGAAGCGTTATTGGAAATGCCGATTGGGATCATGCTTTTTAATGAGGATTATTACATTGAATGGACCAATCCATTCCTGGCATCTTGTTTTAGTGAAGACTCCTTGGCAGGAAGATCGCTATACGATGTTGCGGACTCGATAGTACCGTTAATCAAGCAAGAGATCGAGACAGAGACGCTTACGCTCCATGATCGGAAATTCAAGGTGGTCCATAAGCGTGAGGAAAGGCTTCTTTACTTTTTTGATGTGACGGAGCAAGTGGAAATTGAGAAATTATATGAAGATGAGCGAACGGCAATTGCGATCATTCTTCTTGATAACTATGATGATTTGACACAGGGTATGGATGATCAGCGTAAAAGCAGCATTAACAGCTTGGTTACCTCACTTCTTGATAAATGGGCAAGGGATAATGGCGTTTTCTTTAAACGGGTTTCCTCGGAACGATTCATCGCTGTTTTTAATGAGCATATCCTTCAGCAGCTTGAAAAGGGGAAATTCTCGATTTTGGATGAAATCAGGGAAACGACGGCCAAGCAAAATGTACCATTGACCCTGAGCATCGGTGTCGGCTCAGCCGTGTCATCCTTGCCGGAACTAGGTACGCTTGCACAGTCCAGCTTGGATCTCGCTTTAGGACGTGGCGGTGACCAGGTAGCCATAAAGCAAGCGAATGGAAAAGTGAAATTCTATGGCGGCAAAACGAATCCGATGGAAAAACGCACGAGGGTCCGTGCCCGTGTGATTTCCCATGCATTGAAGGATATAGTCCTTGATAGCGATAAAGTCATTGTCATGGGCCATAAAAACCCGGATATGGACGCAATCGGTTCAGCGATCGGCATCTTGAAAGTTGCCCAAATGAATGAACGTGAAGGCTATATTGTCATTAACACCCAGCAGCTCGATAGCAGTGTCCTTCGATTAATGGAAGAGATCAAAAATAAAGAAGAACTGTATGCCCGGTTCATAACACCTGATGATGCATTTGAAATGATTACGGATGAGACCTTGCTGGTTGTGGTCGATACACATAAACCTTCCATGGTAATTGAAGAGCGGTTATTGAATAGGATCGATAAGGTTGTAGTCATAGACCATCATCGCCGGGGTGAGGAGTTCATCAAGAACTCATTGCTCGTCTATATGGAGCCATATGCATCTTCAACAGCAGAACTTGTAACCGAACTGCTTGAATATCAGCCGAAACGCTCAAAGATTGATATGCTGGAGTCGACGGCGCTTCTTGCAGGTATCATTGTCGATACGAAAAGCTTCACCTTAAGAACAGGTTCACGTACTTTCGATGCAGCCTCTTATCTAAGGGCGCATGGAGCTGATACGGTACTTGTCCAGAAATTCTTAAAAGAAGACGTGGACACCTATATCAAACGTTCGAAGCTCATTGAAGAAGTCATCTTTTATAAAAAGGGAATTGCCATTGCCGCGGCAAAAACCGATCAGGTTCATAATCAGGTGCTCATTGCTCAGGCTGCGGATACCCTATTGACCATGGATGGCGTTGTCGCTTCCTTTGTAATGGCTAAGCGATCTGATGATACAGTTGGCATAAGTGCCCGTTCTCTTGGTGATATAAATGTACAGGTGATCATGGAAATGTTGAATGGAGGCGGACATTTAACAAATGCAGCCACTCAACAGGTATGCTCCATTGATGAAGCCGAAAGTCGATTAAAAACAGCTATTGATGAATATTTAGAAGGGGGACAAAAAGAATGAGAGTAATATTTCTTAAAGACGTTAAAGGTAAAGGGAAAAAAGGGGAAGTTAAAAATGTTGCTGATGGTTATGCACATAATTTCCTGCTTAAACAAGGATTGGCCGTTGAGGCAAATAATACAAATGTAAAAACATTGGAAGCTCAGAAAAATAAAGAAGAATCACTTGCAGCAGAAGAGCTGCAGCATGCTGAAGAATTGAAAGTGCAGCTGGAGAAATTAACGGTTGAACTATCTGCCAAAGCCGGTGAGGGCGGGCGTTTATTCGGTTCCATCACGACTAAACAAATTGCATCAGAGCTTCAGAAAAAACACGGTATCAAGGTTGATAAACGTAAAATGGAGCTTGCTGACGGCATCCGTTCTTTAGGGCATACAAAGCTTCCAGTCAAGCTTCATCCTGAAGTCACTGCGACACTGACTGTGCATGTGAAAGAAATTAACTAATTTTAGTTGTTTCATATCTGTGAAAAATTGATAAAATAGAGATAGACGAAAAATGTGATTGGGCATGTTGTCCTTTCACTTTTTTCTTTTTTACTAGAAACATATAAAAGGTATCCTCTTAGAATGGGAGGTTTTAAGATATGATAGAACAATTTCAGGATAGGATTCCCCCTCAAAATATAGAAGCAGAACAAGCTGTACTAGGAGCCATTTTTCTTGAGCCCTCTTCATTGACCGTTACATCGGAAGTTTTGATTCCAGAGGATTTTTACAGAAGCTCTCATCAAAAAATCTTTAATGTGATGCTTAAGTTGAATGACGAAGGAAAAGCTGTCGACTTGATCACGGTGACAGAGGAACTGGCTGCGACAAAAAACCTTGAAGAGGTTGGCGGCGTTTCTTATTTAAGTGAATTGGCCGGATCGGTGCCAACCGCGGCCAATATTGAATATTATGCCCGCATTGTCGAGGAGAAGTCATTGCTGCGTCGTTTGATCAGGACAGCGACCAACATCGCTCAGGAAGGCTACAGTCGCGAGGACGAGGTCGAGGAGCTGCTCGGGGAAGCAGAAAAAACGATCATGGAAGTGGCCCAGCGTAAAAATTCCGGGTCTTTTCAAAATATTAAAGATGTATTGGTTGCGACGTACGATAACATAGAAGTTTTGACTACCCGTAAAGGGGATGTCAC
This window encodes:
- the rpsR gene encoding 30S ribosomal protein S18, giving the protein MAMGGRKGRGKRKKVCYFTSNGITKIDYKDTDLLKKFVSERGKILPRRVTGTSAKYQRKLTIAIKRSRTMALLPYVSGE
- the rplI gene encoding 50S ribosomal protein L9 — encoded protein: MRVIFLKDVKGKGKKGEVKNVADGYAHNFLLKQGLAVEANNTNVKTLEAQKNKEESLAAEELQHAEELKVQLEKLTVELSAKAGEGGRLFGSITTKQIASELQKKHGIKVDKRKMELADGIRSLGHTKLPVKLHPEVTATLTVHVKEIN
- the ychF gene encoding redox-regulated ATPase YchF — its product is MALTAGIVGLPNVGKSTLFNAITQAGAESANYPFCTIDPNVGIVEVPDHRLQKLTELVKPKKTVPTAFEFTDIAGIVKGASKGEGLGNKFLSHIRQVDAICQVVRCFADDNITHVSGKVNPIDDIEVINLELILADLESVDKRIDRVGKMAKQKDKGALAEHEILVALKAALEAEKPARSVEFTEEQQKIVKGMHLLTAKPTLYVANVSEDEVANADDNEYVQQVRDYAANENAEVIVICAKIEEEIAELEGEEKEMFLSELGIEESGLDQLIRASYNLLGLATYFTAGVQEVRAWTFRKGMKAPQCAGVIHTDFERGFIRAETVSYTDLLEAGSHGAAKEAGKVRLEGKEYIVNDGDVIHFRFNV
- a CDS encoding YybS family protein, which gives rise to MNSGRRIAEGGALLALYCILLFITIQVPLLGIFTTFFLPIPFILVTIKQKLSWSLGYLFVASLLSILIGTILSVPLTLLMGATGIAIGYFLKKDKPMAPMFISAVLVFLGGILLIYAASVLITDVNYIEESMNILEGSIENTIGIMDSFGQAPTEQVKKRMYESIDMMNTLMPSLFVLMSVIMVLLIFFAAHPIVKRFSDKALKWPHFRDLRLPKSLLWYYLITMLLALFVNTDKNSFVYMAITNLFFILQFFILLQGYSLIFYIAHVKSWVKAIPVLIVVFSLLLPIPIITTAVRFLGIIDLGFPFRETIKKKE
- a CDS encoding DHH family phosphoesterase is translated as MPSYLKEYSIKSPLYGVLAAVVLLLGVLAYYNWVIALVGLLILAGLFYLTLRMVEKKQRKTEEYITTLSYRLKKVGEEALLEMPIGIMLFNEDYYIEWTNPFLASCFSEDSLAGRSLYDVADSIVPLIKQEIETETLTLHDRKFKVVHKREERLLYFFDVTEQVEIEKLYEDERTAIAIILLDNYDDLTQGMDDQRKSSINSLVTSLLDKWARDNGVFFKRVSSERFIAVFNEHILQQLEKGKFSILDEIRETTAKQNVPLTLSIGVGSAVSSLPELGTLAQSSLDLALGRGGDQVAIKQANGKVKFYGGKTNPMEKRTRVRARVISHALKDIVLDSDKVIVMGHKNPDMDAIGSAIGILKVAQMNEREGYIVINTQQLDSSVLRLMEEIKNKEELYARFITPDDAFEMITDETLLVVVDTHKPSMVIEERLLNRIDKVVVIDHHRRGEEFIKNSLLVYMEPYASSTAELVTELLEYQPKRSKIDMLESTALLAGIIVDTKSFTLRTGSRTFDAASYLRAHGADTVLVQKFLKEDVDTYIKRSKLIEEVIFYKKGIAIAAAKTDQVHNQVLIAQAADTLLTMDGVVASFVMAKRSDDTVGISARSLGDINVQVIMEMLNGGGHLTNAATQQVCSIDEAESRLKTAIDEYLEGGQKE
- a CDS encoding DUF951 domain-containing protein, with the translated sequence MEEKEFALKDIVEMKKPHPCGVNKWRIIRLGMDIRIKCEGCGHSVMLPRREFAKKMKKVLQKHEE
- the ssb gene encoding single-stranded DNA-binding protein; amino-acid sequence: MMNRVVLVGRLTKDPELRYTPNGVPVATFTLAVNRGFTNQQGEREADFINCVVWRKPAENVANFLKKGSLAGVDGRVQTRNYEGQDGKRVYVTEILAESVQFLEPRSSSAGERNEGGSYGGGQKSYGNNNGNDNNSYGQNPNQNQRSNNNYTRVDDDPFANDGKTIDISDDDLPF
- the rpsF gene encoding 30S ribosomal protein S6 codes for the protein MRKYEIMYIIRPNIEEEAKKALVERFNTILSDNGAEVEAKEWGKRRLAYEINDFRDGYYMLLKVNAESAAIQEFDRLAKISEDIIRHMATREEV